atattgatttcaaaGAGTTTTACGTGGAACAACACAGCAAACATTAGAAACATAAAAGAAGTGATAACAATTTCGTTTCCCCGATCGCCAGCTGATTCTCTTTGCGCCCGGCTGCGAGCAAGGTATGCCGCCTTACCTTGTAAAAAAACTCGCTCAAGTAAATGCAGTGTTGCGCTCTCGCGAAACTTAATACGAAGCCTCGTCGCGTCGGCCGTCGAAAGCGGCGGAGAATAAATCAACGGAAGGTCACGTCGAGACTCGATTACGCCTTGCAATTAAACTTCAAACGGCGAAGCTGAATTTTAAAGGTGATGACAACGAGGGGGGAGAAGTGCGGGAGGTTCGATCGCCTTATTATACTTCGCCCGGCATAATTGCACTTCGGACGCGCGATGCACTTAAGGTAAAACGCGTGAGAAAGTCGCGCTCTCAGAGAAATCGACGCGCTCGACGAGAATCGAAATTTGATCGAGAAATCCAGTCTAGACGTCTCGAATGTGCGCCGGACACGAGAAGTTCGCGGAATCTTGATCACTTTTTGCCGCGGGAGAATGGAAGTAACGGGAATCGAAAGGTTAGAATTGCAAGATTAGCGTATTAAATTCATGTATTTAGGTTTACACTCGACATTTTTATCACCACTATTTCCAGATCTCGCTTTTCAGCtcgtttttatactttttcgtATTTAAATGACCGTATATGCAGATGTTacctgataaaatatttgatatttctcaATACGCATTAGCATATTTTTCCACGGCGATATTACTTCGAAAGAGAGAATGTTTTCTACCCATTGTATTACCACCTGACGCAAATGTTACAAGTGTTGTAAAGTTGTAGGCCCTGCATTAGGCTAATATTTCATGTCACATGACAAACTTTTTGATCGCGCTAATTGGTTATCGCGAATAGAGAATTCTGCAAAGTGctaaagatttttctttcgaTAGCCAATAAGCACATTCGAAGAAACTAGTTGAGAAAACGATGAATCAAGCATTAGCTTTACACCAACGGCGAAGACTTCGGTTCAACGCGCACTTCAGTTGAATTTTCCGCTTTCGAATGGCGAGATGCGAAATCGCGCGCGGGACGGAAAGACGAGTTGTCTTTCGAATCCGCCGGCTGTGCATACCTCGTTCGGCCGCTGGGCAGTCGGTCGGTGCACGAAATTCCGAGAAGCGCCGGCCCTTTACTCGGCTCGCGGCGTATACTCGGCGCAAAGAGACGAGTTCTGCGATTGCGAAGGACCGGGACGGGAGACACACTCGAGACGCACGGAAGCGGGCTTCGCTGCAACGGATTTTACGAGATAAGAGTCGGCGACTGAACTGAGTCATTTCAATACGATCCTTAAATAGCAGATCGATGAACGATGCTTTATCAGCGCAATCTctaacttttatcttttacgtATTATTTTAACGCGAAGACAAAAATGCGCGTAATATTGCTGCGAGAAATACGTGTCTCTCTTTTCACAGCTATGTGAACATATCtgcgatatatttaatacttgaTCGACCTCTTTTGTTATCGCGTTATTTTGCACAGTACAATTGTTCGAATGTTTCTcattatttcaaaagaaatttgagaaataaattttacgttcTTTTAATAAGTTCGAATGCGTGGTTAAAGGTTGTCTGATAGGTTAAAGACGTCTGATAGATTTACCGACAAAGAAGTAATTATTTTCGTTTGTGGAAACGCTACATATACACATGGATTTCTCGGAAACATCAGTTTCACTCCAAATTGATTGCGTTACTGCTACTCAACATATGTCACACACATTTTATGtacatcataaatattttttaacatttaaagcACATTAAACTCGCAATCATCGGTTCtcaagcaaaaaaaaacacatcgTATGCGTACAAAACTTTATATCGAAAcgtcatattttattagaaatcaattacttttttataattattattttcttgtgaTATCTGCATTctacttaaaatataaatatcttttaacatTTGGAATCGTATTTCGGTTGCAAACGTCTTTTGACATTTGGACATTAAAATCGTAGAATTCAAACGAATTGTAAAGATGCAATAATTGTTTCTTCCTGAAAGAGAACATCGCacctaaatatataaaatttatctttttctaattattatccTCGCGACACAAAGTTATCCAAATGTCCTATAAATACCTTCCTACAAATGTTCTACAAATATCTGCCTTCTACAAAAACTGGAATCACGGGAAATTGGGATCGCGAAACGGGATATACTTCACGTTTGGAGAATTCCAGTGTCGAGAATTACGCGCGATTCCGCGATTTGCGATTCCGCGTTGTCAAGAGCGCAAAAAGAGCAATAAAGGACGCAAAGTACCATTTGACGCGCGATGAGTGCCGCGAATTGCGGATAATGTAGGGGGGTTCGGTACTGACGAGCGAATAAATTTCCGCGAATTACTACGAAACGCGTATTAGTCCGGCGCTAACTTATCGCGTATTTTACGTGGGAAGTGCTCCCATGTATTCACCCTATTCGTCGTTCCGTCGCTCGCGCACGCACTCACCGCGTCGCGATCGCTCGTTCTCTCGCGCACTGCGCAAgcggcgcggcggcggcgagtCTTCTCTCGGTCGCCTGGTCTCCTCGTATAGCGGCGGTGGATATATACACGCGCGCAATATCAGCGGCGAGCAGTCGACACGCGGCACTCGTTCGAAGTGGGTCTTTTCGTGCTCTCCTTCCGTCCTCCTCTTGCGGCCGAGGGGAGAGAAAAGGCACGTAGCGAATCgcagaagaaagagagaagtgAGTCGTGAGAGAAGAAGTGTCGTATCTTATCTCGATCTTCCCGCTCGATAGCCAGAAATCGTCGAGAGCATCCGCGGTCACGATATCGCTCATTAACTTCGGATTGATTACTCGCGCTTTGCATTATCGTGATACCGCGTGTTACGCGATGACGTCGCTCGCCAACGGAAGaaagcagcagcagcagcagcagcagcacgaCGAAGCGAGATCGCCCCGACATCGGACATCCGGTTCCAGCAGTCCGCGCTCCGATCTTCGCCGCGCTCTTAGATTACCGCGCGCCGACTGCTGAGTGAACTTCGATCGAAGACCTCGTTCGATCGCGCGTCAGCGAAACGAGATCAGCGTTCACACGGAAACGGTATCTCCCTCCGCCGTGAACTTCGCGAGAACAACGTAAAGGAACGCGGAAATAACCTAACCTATCTGGATATTGCTGCTTACTTCTTAAAGAATTCGCCTGTGAAAGATACTGTGTGGTTGGTTTATTTTTCGGAGAATCTAGCGAGAACATTCGGCGGCACGATCGTCTTCGGACGACTCGGTGGATCGCGAAGCGTTCGGGACGTGCACTTTCGCGCGCTCCGATAAGAAGCAGCCGGCGTGAGACCGGCGGAAGATCGTGTGACCCGGCTATGGGCAAGCTCCCAATAATCCCTCGAGGTGATACCACTCGCGACGACGCAAGGGCGGCCAGCGGGGAGCAGGTAGAGAAGACGGCAACGACGGCGACGGTGGTAGCGCGATTCAGCGCGATCGCCGATAGCGCTGCCGCCGATCGCGATCGTCGATTACCAGTCGCGAGCGTATTGACGCGCGGATCCGCATCGGCAACGAGATGTACGCGAGAGAACTCGGCGGACGGTCGTCCGATTGGGAAGATCGCTGACGCGAGGGTGATCGCTCGAAGGCGTCGGGACGCGGACCTCGTCGGCGCGATTACGCGGCTACGCAGGAACACGTGGCACGCCGAAGGTGAAAGCGAGGCCGTCGAGGTTGTTATCGACACTTCGTTGAACGAATGGAGAACCAACGCTGTCGGCAATAATGTCCGAGAGAACCGCATCTCCGACAGGCCGGACGTGCTTCGGGATGCCAGGATCGCCGGCGACGAGCACACTTGTTGCGTCGCGATCGACGTCCCGTTGTTCCGCGCGCGAAGACACGATCGAGTCGAGCGGCGGAATCGGCGAGTCGGCGGTGTCTTACCGACTCGCAGCAGGTCTATCGGTGCGCCGATCGACATCGCGCGGGTCGAAAAGATACTCTGGTGTGGCAATACGGTGGACAGTATTACAACGGGACGGCGGGAGGACCGAGATCGGTTCTTCGTGCCGTTCGCGAATATTTTCAAGTGCGACGGGCGTATCTCGTCTGACGATACCACGAATATCGTCTTCGGGATCCGAGAATCGATCGGCAGCGGCGTTAACACGGAACACACTTGGACCGGTAGTGAATCCGGCGATCCCGCCGATTGTGTGTCGTCGCATCGAGGCGGATCTTCCGCCAGACTGACCGAGATCGCTAGCGTCGAATCTTCGTGCGAGAAGCGGCCGTGTACCTTCGGCGATGGGGCGGACCACGGTGCATCGTCCTTTTCGCAACTTTCCGCGAAAATCGATCCCGGTGAACGAAAGCGCGCCAGGACGGACGCGTGCTTGAAGCCGCCAAGAATCGGTCTCGTTCTACGAGCTATTCTTCTGGGAGTATTCGCGATGAGCTTACTCTGCGATGCGGTGCTAGCCGCGCCGTCGCCATTGGACGTGATGGAAAATTTCGAAGACGGCATCGGAGACGAAAAACCGGCGATGCCGGGAAATCATCTCGGCGACAACGAGCTCGAGATcatcaggaggagcatcgtcCAAGGTCTCGGGCTCCAGAGGATACCTGATTCGTCGAAGGTGAGTTTTATCGATAACTCTTGGTGCAAATGTGAAGCATTGTTACCgcatttttagatatttttagttacaaaatttttagttacaaaattgtcaatattgttttatcaGTAACGTAACCCAAAACAGAGATTTAccaaaagatttttacaaaatataaataaattaatgcacGAACAAAAAGATATTGTAACCCACATGCAGTTACatgtgtttatttaatttttgtttctctctATTGTAACTGATTGACAATGGATCTTTCGAAAAGCAGATTAACGcgtggaaataatttttgttgaaaagcTTTAATATGCTGCAGTTA
This window of the Linepithema humile isolate Giens D197 chromosome 1, Lhum_UNIL_v1.0, whole genome shotgun sequence genome carries:
- the mav gene encoding protein 60A, whose protein sequence is MGKLPIIPRGDTTRDDARAASGEQVEKTATTATVVARFSAIADSAAADRDRRLPVASVLTRGSASATRCTRENSADGRPIGKIADARVIARRRRDADLVGAITRLRRNTWHAEGESEAVEVVIDTSLNEWRTNAVGNNVRENRISDRPDVLRDARIAGDEHTCCVAIDVPLFRARRHDRVERRNRRVGGVLPTRSRSIGAPIDIARVEKILWCGNTVDSITTGRREDRDRFFVPFANIFKCDGRISSDDTTNIVFGIRESIGSGVNTEHTWTGSESGDPADCVSSHRGGSSARLTEIASVESSCEKRPCTFGDGADHGASSFSQLSAKIDPGERKRARTDACLKPPRIGLVLRAILLGVFAMSLLCDAVLAAPSPLDVMENFEDGIGDEKPAMPGNHLGDNELEIIRRSIVQGLGLQRIPDSSKANVSQTEYERAHREYLKQVQLSQDGQQSRTRRDLHVFQTAEHPWNGSLVSRSGGNHRHSLYFPVAVSGDAADITVDHASLRFLLQDDGGRAPRDLETLVYLRTPVSRRLLLRHVVPQRESADSRWLELDSTEAAVSWLEQDLENHGLELEFRHDGEPTRREISHPALNVFTVSESGSSRRKRSTPEELMPLHKGRRSKCKGDNNKKCCRHELTVMFKDLKGFEFIVYPKGFDAGYCKGRCPPRYNPAHHHALLQSLLWKEDRKRVPKPCCAPSKLDQLTIVYFDENDASQLKVSYWKNIQVLECACS